Proteins encoded together in one Mycobacterium simiae window:
- a CDS encoding ImmA/IrrE family metallo-endopeptidase, with product MAKLMPINGRVLAWAFRDRELTRSAVADKLSVDEELIQSWLDEDVNPNKSQFDSLVKLLGCTPSFLFLPQPPESNREARVNFRRHADAPERIPSETEKAMRTAQTVLRIAKWLSERDQPHELDDALVPRASRGEAPDVVADRLRTWLDWSEAKQTGPKATDTSAAKAMRAAIQRRRIFVLHLTMDEGVTRGFSLHEGVTSLVAINTRDHVRARFFSYAHELAHLALRDDSVCLTRNDSSETEQFCNRVAAALLMPRQSFRDFVDRRTGGRVETRENVVSIRNYFKVSLQAAAIRAGTLGLAPRYLYDIIAEEVESKSQGGTYVPGNERTRPRVRVDQYGSGFVNSLADAEQAGYLKRPQVLDLLRLSDKEFDTARSLAFSEGEG from the coding sequence ATGGCGAAGCTCATGCCGATCAACGGCCGCGTACTTGCCTGGGCATTTCGGGACCGCGAATTAACGCGTTCGGCCGTGGCCGACAAATTGAGTGTCGACGAAGAGCTGATTCAAAGCTGGCTCGACGAAGACGTCAATCCAAACAAAAGTCAGTTCGATTCATTGGTAAAGCTGCTCGGTTGCACACCATCATTTCTCTTCCTTCCACAACCGCCCGAATCCAATCGAGAAGCCCGAGTTAATTTCCGAAGGCACGCCGACGCTCCCGAGCGCATCCCGTCGGAAACCGAGAAAGCAATGCGGACAGCACAAACGGTGCTCCGCATTGCAAAGTGGCTCTCTGAACGAGATCAGCCGCACGAACTCGACGACGCGTTGGTTCCGCGAGCTAGCCGAGGTGAAGCTCCCGACGTCGTTGCTGATCGTCTTCGCACGTGGCTCGATTGGTCCGAAGCCAAGCAGACGGGACCCAAGGCGACCGACACCAGTGCGGCCAAGGCAATGCGCGCCGCTATACAACGACGTCGAATCTTCGTGCTTCATCTCACGATGGACGAGGGGGTAACGCGAGGCTTCAGCCTGCACGAGGGTGTCACCTCGCTTGTCGCCATCAATACGCGAGACCATGTCCGTGCGCGATTCTTCTCTTATGCACACGAATTAGCACACTTAGCTCTGCGTGACGATTCTGTTTGTCTGACTCGGAACGACAGCAGCGAGACGGAGCAATTCTGTAATCGCGTGGCAGCAGCGCTGCTCATGCCACGGCAATCGTTCCGAGATTTTGTCGACCGCCGGACGGGTGGTCGCGTGGAAACTCGCGAAAACGTCGTCAGCATTCGTAACTACTTCAAAGTGAGTCTTCAAGCGGCGGCCATCCGTGCCGGGACATTAGGCCTTGCGCCGAGGTATCTGTACGACATCATCGCCGAGGAGGTTGAGAGCAAGAGTCAAGGGGGCACTTACGTGCCCGGTAACGAACGAACCAGGCCAAGAGTTCGCGTCGACCAGTACGGCTCGGGATTTGTGAACTCTCTGGCAGACGCGGAGCAGGCGGGTTATCTCAAGCGCCCGCAAGTCCTAGACCTACTTCGTTTGTCTGACAAAGAATTCGACACCGCTCGCAGTCTCGCCTTCAGTGAGGGCGAGGGGTGA